Proteins from one Ruficoccus amylovorans genomic window:
- a CDS encoding helix-turn-helix domain-containing protein: MDNSLAELGDRLRSLRARHGLTQEEFAQLAGIGYKFYQDIEGARKKEIWLSTVERLAAPYGLRAWQLLTPDMPEGSKVARKKVVSSRVHRK; encoded by the coding sequence GTGGATAATTCGCTGGCGGAACTGGGAGACAGATTACGGTCATTACGAGCCAGGCATGGCCTTACACAGGAGGAGTTTGCCCAGTTGGCGGGTATCGGCTACAAGTTTTACCAGGACATCGAAGGTGCCCGGAAGAAAGAGATCTGGCTCTCGACCGTGGAACGCCTCGCCGCCCCTTATGGCTTAAGGGCGTGGCAGCTATTGACCCCCGATATGCCTGAGGGCTCAAAGGTGGCCCGCAAAAAAGTCGTCAGCAGCCGGGTGCACCGGAAGTAA